The following are from one region of the Cetobacterium somerae genome:
- a CDS encoding phosphatase PAP2 family protein, with amino-acid sequence MIDIGTIFLICLIIYILVKRRDLIKLNLRIERMQYILFIVFVIFLLFIINFLDKKVAFMISSSYPQGLLANYPALNETLTDIFKVITRLGEPNYLAFIALPAFLYFRYKKNTKLQTLILSAVVIMMFGSLISTILKAVFMRSRPYQEWNNFGFYFITDVLQKRVPYNGDYMSFPSGHTMVASCAFFYLAMMNKNIHIKIFWSIIPILVALSRVYLSYHWLSDVLASLLLGLFLAKKYRDSLDPSSLNDLS; translated from the coding sequence ATGATAGATATAGGTACGATATTTTTAATCTGTTTAATTATTTATATTTTAGTAAAAAGAAGAGATCTTATTAAATTAAACCTAAGAATAGAGCGTATGCAGTATATACTTTTTATAGTTTTCGTTATATTTTTACTTTTTATAATAAACTTCTTAGACAAAAAAGTAGCTTTTATGATTTCTAGTAGTTATCCTCAAGGGTTACTTGCTAACTACCCTGCATTAAATGAAACTCTAACAGATATTTTTAAAGTGATAACACGTCTAGGTGAACCTAATTACTTAGCTTTTATAGCACTTCCTGCTTTCTTATATTTTAGATATAAGAAAAATACAAAGCTTCAAACTTTAATATTAAGTGCTGTTGTAATCATGATGTTTGGTTCTTTAATTTCTACTATTTTAAAGGCTGTTTTTATGAGAAGTCGACCTTACCAAGAGTGGAATAATTTTGGTTTTTACTTTATCACAGATGTCCTACAAAAAAGAGTTCCTTATAACGGAGACTATATGTCATTCCCATCAGGACATACTATGGTAGCTTCTTGTGCTTTCTTCTACTTAGCTATGATGAATAAAAATATTCATATAAAGATATTTTGGTCAATTATTCCAATCCTTGTTGCTCTTTCAAGAGTTTATCTGTCGTATCACTGGTTAAGTGATGTTTTAGCAAGTTTACTATTGGGTCTTTTCCTTGCTAAAAAATATAGAGACAGCCTTGATCCATCCTCTTTAAATGATTTAAGCTAG
- a CDS encoding GntR family transcriptional regulator, which yields MRLEGVNKNSKENTRQYIYRVLRENIMSLNLKPGESIGEIELSKILNVSRTPLREAIVQLVEEKLLQVFPQRGSFVSKIDYNLVEEAIFVRETCEERILKMAIQDKNVDELVMKLEKNIEYQKIILNFDGDLHEFFTLDNEFHYILFEHYNKKNSWKAIKRLSTHYDRLRLLDALEKTNIEATLNQHIKIVELIKNKDEKNIDTLIEKHLLNYKDVIKKYEAKYPEYFCSK from the coding sequence ATGAGATTAGAAGGGGTAAATAAAAATTCTAAAGAAAATACAAGACAATACATCTATAGAGTTCTAAGAGAGAATATTATGAGTCTAAATTTAAAGCCAGGGGAATCAATTGGGGAGATTGAACTGAGCAAAATATTAAACGTTAGTAGAACACCACTTAGAGAGGCTATAGTTCAGTTAGTAGAGGAGAAGTTACTTCAAGTTTTTCCTCAAAGAGGGTCTTTTGTTTCTAAGATAGATTATAACTTAGTAGAAGAAGCTATATTTGTTAGAGAAACGTGTGAAGAGAGAATATTGAAAATGGCGATACAGGATAAAAATGTAGATGAATTAGTGATGAAACTAGAAAAAAATATAGAGTATCAAAAGATAATTCTAAATTTTGATGGGGATTTACATGAATTTTTTACATTGGATAATGAGTTTCACTATATTTTATTTGAGCACTATAATAAAAAAAATAGCTGGAAGGCTATAAAAAGATTATCAACTCATTACGATAGACTTAGACTTTTAGACGCTCTAGAGAAAACAAATATAGAAGCTACATTAAATCAACATATAAAAATTGTAGAGCTAATAAAAAATAAAGATGAAAAAAATATTGATACTCTAATAGAGAAGCATCTTTTAAACTATAAAGATGTAATTAAAAAATATGAAGCAAAATATCCTGAGTATTTTTGTAGTAAATAA
- a CDS encoding FadR/GntR family transcriptional regulator, whose translation MNIIKNSLPKQVSQAIEELILNDTYKIGDKIPTEPELMEMFKVSRNSVREAIQSLIQAGLLEAKQGKGTFVIAKKRLEVELINSLIKVDSKDISEVRNFLEENIVVLAIKHATEEDLDRIEFSLKNRNNNLDEVKENTEADINFHMSIAQATHNVLLIDLYQYISKYFVTYIASKIEKKESVEEIDKLHKELFLSIKNRDEISAKEIVKKIISL comes from the coding sequence ATGAATATTATAAAAAACTCTTTACCAAAGCAGGTTTCTCAAGCTATAGAGGAGTTAATATTAAATGATACATATAAAATTGGAGATAAAATACCCACGGAACCAGAACTTATGGAGATGTTCAAAGTTAGTAGGAATAGTGTGAGAGAAGCTATTCAATCGCTTATTCAAGCAGGATTACTAGAAGCTAAACAAGGAAAGGGAACTTTTGTTATTGCTAAAAAAAGATTAGAAGTTGAGTTAATTAACTCTCTAATTAAAGTTGATAGTAAAGATATTTCAGAAGTGAGAAACTTTTTAGAAGAGAATATAGTAGTTTTAGCGATAAAGCACGCAACTGAAGAGGATTTAGATAGAATAGAGTTCAGTTTAAAAAATAGAAATAATAATTTAGATGAAGTGAAAGAGAATACAGAGGCAGATATAAACTTCCATATGTCAATAGCACAAGCTACTCACAATGTGTTACTAATAGATCTTTATCAATATATATCTAAATATTTTGTAACTTATATAGCTTCTAAAATTGAGAAAAAAGAGAGTGTTGAAGAGATAGATAAGCTGCATAAAGAGCTATTTTTATCTATAAAAAATAGAGATGAAATCTCCGCTAAAGAGATTGTAAAAAAGATAATATCTTTATAA
- a CDS encoding CynX/NimT family MFS transporter: MKKSEKILLILGIMFLSFNLRAPITAVGSIVDLIKNEYLLSSSGAGIITGLPLLAFAFISPIIPKISKKYPYSKLIIISLVVIFIGIYIRSYTNIQGLFLGTLLIGVGISTGNVLIPSIIKQHFANRVGLVTSLYIASMCIFAAIGAGGSSFLAKNLGWKNALGVWGALTFFTVIIWMSQKKVQFKEAPSTLKNDLDKVLEKEEESIWKHRLAWWVTFFMGLQSLIFYALVAWLPSVVSSKGLGDSYPSTMALVFQLTAIPVTLIIPSLGTKFKKQQGLVIFICISYVLGMGLLILAKTKLLVLISVILMSLGMGGLISLSIIFITLRTSNSSKSSQLSGMSQSAGYLLAATGPLIIGYLYDFSHNWTLPLIVLMMITLITCICGWFAGDNKII; this comes from the coding sequence ATGAAAAAATCTGAAAAAATACTGTTAATCTTAGGAATAATGTTTCTATCTTTTAACTTAAGAGCACCAATTACAGCGGTGGGATCAATAGTAGATTTAATAAAAAATGAGTATTTATTATCAAGTAGTGGAGCTGGAATAATAACAGGACTTCCACTATTGGCTTTTGCTTTTATATCACCAATTATTCCAAAGATATCTAAAAAATATCCATATTCTAAGTTAATAATAATATCTTTAGTAGTTATTTTTATCGGAATTTATATTCGATCTTATACGAATATTCAAGGGTTATTTTTAGGAACACTTCTAATAGGAGTGGGAATATCAACGGGAAATGTACTTATTCCAAGTATAATTAAGCAGCATTTTGCAAATAGAGTTGGATTAGTTACAAGTTTATATATAGCTAGTATGTGTATATTTGCTGCTATAGGAGCTGGTGGAAGTTCTTTTCTAGCTAAAAATTTAGGTTGGAAAAATGCTTTAGGAGTTTGGGGAGCTTTAACTTTTTTTACAGTGATAATTTGGATGTCTCAAAAAAAAGTTCAGTTTAAAGAGGCACCTTCAACTTTAAAAAACGATTTAGATAAGGTGTTAGAGAAAGAGGAAGAAAGTATATGGAAACATAGATTGGCGTGGTGGGTTACATTTTTCATGGGACTTCAATCGTTGATATTCTATGCTTTAGTAGCTTGGTTACCATCAGTTGTTAGTTCAAAGGGCTTAGGAGATTCGTACCCAAGTACAATGGCTTTAGTTTTTCAATTGACAGCGATACCTGTAACATTAATAATTCCATCACTAGGAACTAAATTTAAAAAGCAGCAAGGTTTAGTTATCTTTATATGTATTTCATATGTTTTAGGAATGGGGCTATTGATACTTGCTAAAACTAAATTATTAGTTTTAATCTCAGTTATTCTAATGTCTTTAGGTATGGGAGGGTTAATTAGTTTATCAATAATCTTTATAACTCTTAGAACTTCAAACTCTTCTAAATCGAGTCAATTATCAGGTATGTCTCAATCAGCAGGGTATTTATTAGCAGCAACAGGACCATTAATTATAGGTTATCTTTATGATTTCTCACACAACTGGACACTTCCACTTATAGTTTTAATGATGATTACACTTATTACATGTATTTGTGGTTGGTTCGCAGGAGACAATAAAATAATATAA
- a CDS encoding exo-alpha-sialidase has protein sequence MKKISTAAIFCSLLLSTTTLSDGYNSALVLFKNKTVTSSNGFRIPAITTTAQGTVIAVTDIRYAGTSGNTDMPRKVELMVKVSNDGGATWGEGEILTSPTTINGKNYITDACIVSNKDTGTTFLFGYQNDKAINTAGGEFDWIVYSSNDGGKSWDSGSSIKEILPKGFEYALQGPGNGMYYNGTLYVPYQAWNNKGGEAPKATSGFIYSKDNGKTWESSELLSNVTSLLTSESSVFHHKGKIYLAAKNESKDTTTTEGEKARIVYSTSDNGKTWEKVEENFLPDNIAKAETSTLSLSEDVYLVGYALQGNKPWDRNDIYLTTNTGKSIKLWEGDSYGYTSTAMDDDNLYALYEGSSTTGDVMMRRFDIAAKEYANVNAQIVRRGHDLLKDQEKLFATHSYLNGAYGTDDENKVEGILQHNNYKLGVFHKKEKKNNEDVYRTIEYTSEDTILVLSQNDVIKNNDNIFIGYEYSKIKYINGSKNDVNSFVAGYSQKYKFQDKLTYDLGINGIYSNNKLKRNDKEGLGKTADFDSYSFGLRNKLSKDVSMDKVDLKFLGGLDTQYFGHEKIKEKNGNDFNDATVSKSNNFSNEVFINAIALKDITIKNGVKTSFGLNLEYRNELMDVDKWSDKFTVLDVEKEYATPVEDNRGGVASAEIFTNLELSNKVEIGISYKRDSLGKDKTMGRLTYKF, from the coding sequence ATGAAAAAAATTTCAACAGCAGCAATTTTTTGCTCACTACTATTATCAACAACAACTTTATCAGATGGATACAATTCAGCTTTAGTACTTTTTAAAAACAAAACAGTAACAAGCAGCAATGGTTTTAGAATACCTGCTATTACAACAACAGCACAAGGTACAGTTATTGCAGTAACTGATATAAGATATGCAGGAACTTCAGGAAATACAGATATGCCTAGAAAAGTTGAATTAATGGTAAAAGTATCTAATGATGGAGGAGCGACATGGGGAGAGGGTGAAATACTAACAAGTCCTACAACGATTAATGGAAAAAATTATATAACAGATGCTTGTATAGTTAGTAATAAAGATACAGGAACTACATTTTTATTTGGATATCAAAACGATAAAGCAATAAATACAGCAGGTGGGGAGTTTGATTGGATTGTTTATAGTTCTAATGATGGTGGGAAGTCATGGGATAGTGGAAGTAGTATAAAAGAAATTTTACCAAAAGGGTTTGAGTATGCTTTACAAGGACCTGGAAATGGAATGTATTACAATGGAACTTTATATGTGCCTTATCAAGCTTGGAATAATAAGGGTGGTGAAGCACCAAAAGCTACTTCAGGATTTATATATAGTAAAGATAATGGAAAAACTTGGGAATCATCAGAGTTATTATCCAATGTCACATCTTTATTAACAAGTGAAAGTAGTGTTTTTCATCACAAAGGTAAAATATATTTAGCAGCCAAAAATGAAAGTAAGGATACAACAACTACAGAGGGAGAAAAGGCAAGAATAGTTTATTCTACATCTGATAATGGAAAAACTTGGGAAAAAGTAGAAGAGAATTTTCTTCCGGATAATATAGCTAAGGCTGAAACAAGTACTTTGTCTTTAAGTGAAGATGTATATTTAGTTGGATATGCCCTTCAAGGAAATAAACCGTGGGATAGAAATGATATATATTTAACTACAAATACAGGAAAGAGTATTAAGCTTTGGGAAGGAGATTCTTACGGGTATACTTCAACAGCTATGGATGATGATAATTTGTATGCTCTTTATGAAGGATCAAGCACAACTGGGGATGTAATGATGAGAAGGTTTGATATAGCAGCCAAAGAATATGCCAATGTAAATGCTCAAATAGTTAGAAGAGGTCATGATTTATTAAAAGATCAAGAGAAGTTATTTGCAACACATTCATATTTAAATGGAGCTTATGGAACAGATGATGAAAATAAAGTAGAGGGAATTTTACAACATAATAACTATAAATTAGGAGTGTTCCATAAAAAGGAAAAGAAAAATAATGAAGACGTATATAGAACTATAGAGTATACTTCTGAAGATACTATTTTAGTGTTATCTCAAAATGATGTTATAAAAAATAATGATAATATTTTTATAGGATATGAATATTCTAAAATAAAGTATATAAATGGAAGTAAAAATGATGTCAACTCATTTGTAGCTGGATATTCTCAAAAATATAAATTTCAAGACAAATTAACATATGATCTTGGAATTAATGGGATTTACAGTAATAATAAATTAAAAAGAAATGATAAAGAGGGACTTGGAAAAACTGCAGATTTTGATTCATACAGTTTTGGCCTAAGAAATAAATTATCAAAAGATGTAAGTATGGATAAAGTGGATTTGAAATTTTTAGGAGGATTGGATACTCAATATTTTGGACATGAAAAAATTAAAGAGAAAAATGGTAATGATTTTAATGATGCAACAGTATCTAAGAGCAATAATTTTTCAAATGAAGTATTTATAAATGCGATAGCATTAAAGGATATAACTATAAAAAATGGAGTTAAGACAAGTTTTGGATTAAACTTAGAATATAGAAACGAACTTATGGACGTGGATAAATGGAGTGATAAGTTTACAGTATTGGATGTTGAAAAGGAATATGCAACACCTGTTGAAGATAATAGAGGAGGAGTTGCATCAGCTGAAATATTTACAAATTTAGAGTTAAGTAATAAAGTTGAAATAGGAATTTCATATAAAAGAGATTCATTAGGAAAAGATAAAACTATGGGAAGATTAACTTATAAATTTTAA
- the uxaC gene encoding glucuronate isomerase — protein MRKFMDSDFLLKNDVSKKLYEYAEKMPIFDYHCHLNPKEIAENKSYENITQIWLYGDHYKWRAMRSNGVDEKYITGDATDYEKFLAFAETMEYAYGNPLFHWSHLELKRFFGIEEVLNRKTAESIWNRANELLKTSEFTAKRLIERSNVKALCTTDDPADTLEFHQEILKDENFKVKVLPTFRPDKAIYLEKDDYLIWLEKLETVSNEKIDTFKKLVDVLEGRVQFFVENGCVVTDHSLEAPFYRRDTENKIEAIFAKRLAGETLTKEEADTYKTEIFLALGKIYYKNDLGMQLHMGALRNNNERMFKKLGADVGFDSIADNNYGEVLSKLLNSLDKDGELPKTILYCLNPKDNEVLGTMIGNFQNSDTPGKIQFGSGWWFNDQKDGMIRQMTALSQLGLLRRFVGMLTDSRSFLSYTRHEYFRRILCNLVGTWVEDGEVPYDEEILKAMIEEICFINAKNYFKLEI, from the coding sequence ATGAGAAAATTTATGGATTCAGATTTTTTATTAAAAAATGATGTAAGTAAAAAACTATATGAATACGCAGAGAAAATGCCAATATTCGATTATCACTGTCACCTTAATCCAAAGGAGATAGCTGAGAATAAAAGCTATGAAAATATAACACAGATTTGGCTTTATGGAGACCACTATAAGTGGAGAGCTATGAGATCAAATGGTGTAGATGAAAAGTATATTACAGGAGATGCAACTGACTATGAGAAGTTCTTAGCTTTTGCAGAAACTATGGAATACGCTTATGGAAACCCACTTTTCCACTGGTCTCACTTAGAGCTTAAGAGATTCTTTGGAATAGAAGAGGTATTAAATAGAAAGACTGCTGAGAGCATCTGGAACAGAGCTAATGAGCTTTTAAAAACAAGTGAGTTTACAGCTAAAAGACTTATTGAAAGATCAAATGTAAAAGCACTTTGTACAACAGATGATCCTGCTGATACATTAGAGTTCCACCAAGAGATTTTAAAAGATGAGAACTTTAAAGTAAAAGTTTTACCAACTTTCAGACCTGATAAAGCTATCTACTTAGAAAAAGATGATTACTTAATCTGGTTAGAGAAATTAGAAACTGTTTCAAATGAAAAGATAGACACTTTCAAAAAACTAGTAGATGTTTTAGAAGGTAGAGTACAGTTCTTCGTAGAAAATGGTTGTGTTGTAACTGACCACAGTTTAGAGGCACCTTTTTATAGAAGAGATACTGAGAACAAAATAGAGGCAATCTTCGCTAAGAGATTAGCAGGGGAGACTTTAACAAAAGAGGAAGCGGATACTTATAAAACTGAGATCTTCTTAGCTCTTGGAAAAATCTACTACAAAAATGATTTAGGAATGCAACTACATATGGGTGCTCTTAGAAATAATAACGAAAGAATGTTTAAAAAACTAGGTGCAGATGTTGGTTTTGATTCAATAGCAGATAATAACTACGGAGAGGTTTTATCAAAGTTATTAAACAGTTTAGATAAAGATGGAGAGCTTCCAAAAACAATTCTTTACTGTTTAAATCCAAAGGACAATGAAGTTCTTGGAACAATGATTGGTAACTTCCAAAATAGTGATACTCCAGGAAAGATTCAGTTTGGATCTGGATGGTGGTTTAACGACCAAAAGGATGGAATGATTCGTCAAATGACAGCTCTATCTCAACTGGGACTTTTAAGAAGATTTGTAGGAATGCTTACAGACTCTAGAAGTTTCCTATCTTACACAAGACACGAGTACTTCAGAAGAATACTTTGTAATCTAGTTGGAACTTGGGTAGAAGATGGAGAGGTTCCATATGATGAGGAGATTTTAAAAGCGATGATTGAAGAGATTTGCTTCATCAATGCAAAGAACTACTTTAAGTTAGAAATTTAA
- the uxuA gene encoding mannonate dehydratase has protein sequence MKLSFRWYGESDPVKLEYIKQIPTMDSIVTAIYDVPVGEVWPMDKILALKETVEKAGLKFDVIESVPVHEDIKLGIGKRDEYIANYKQNIKNLGAAGVKVICYNFMPVFDWTRSQLDKELEDGSTALVYYKDQVDALDPLNSNLSLPGWDSSYTKEQLAELFAGYKSIGQEGLWANLEYFLKEIIPVAEEADVKMAIHPDDPPWPIFGLPRIITCEENVDRFLSLVDSKYNGLTLCTGSLGCANFNNMEKLVDKYSAMGRIHFMHVRNVKLLEDGVSFEESAHYSGCGSLDIVKIMAALHKNNFDGYLRPDHGRMIWGETGKPGYGLYDRALGASYITGIWETLSKLK, from the coding sequence GTGAAATTATCATTTAGATGGTATGGAGAATCTGATCCAGTAAAACTGGAATATATAAAGCAGATTCCAACAATGGATAGTATTGTAACAGCTATATATGATGTTCCAGTTGGAGAAGTTTGGCCAATGGATAAAATATTAGCTTTAAAGGAGACAGTTGAAAAAGCTGGACTAAAATTTGATGTTATAGAGAGTGTACCAGTACACGAAGATATAAAATTAGGTATTGGAAAAAGAGATGAGTATATAGCAAACTACAAGCAGAACATAAAAAACTTAGGAGCTGCAGGAGTTAAAGTTATATGCTATAATTTCATGCCTGTATTTGACTGGACTAGATCACAGTTAGATAAAGAGTTAGAGGATGGTTCAACAGCACTTGTTTACTACAAGGACCAAGTTGATGCATTAGATCCATTAAACAGTAACCTATCACTACCAGGATGGGATTCAAGTTACACAAAAGAGCAATTAGCAGAGCTATTTGCAGGATATAAAAGTATAGGACAAGAGGGACTTTGGGCTAATTTAGAGTATTTCTTAAAAGAGATTATTCCAGTAGCTGAAGAGGCTGATGTAAAAATGGCTATTCACCCGGACGATCCACCTTGGCCAATCTTTGGACTTCCAAGAATCATAACATGTGAAGAAAATGTTGATAGATTCTTAAGTCTAGTTGATAGCAAGTACAATGGATTAACTCTTTGTACAGGATCATTAGGATGTGCTAACTTCAACAATATGGAGAAATTAGTAGATAAGTACAGTGCAATGGGAAGAATCCACTTTATGCACGTAAGAAACGTAAAACTTCTTGAGGATGGAGTAAGCTTTGAAGAGTCAGCTCACTACTCAGGGTGTGGATCATTAGATATAGTTAAGATTATGGCAGCACTTCATAAGAATAACTTTGATGGATATTTAAGACCAGATCACGGAAGAATGATTTGGGGAGAAACAGGAAAACCAGGATACGGATTATATGATAGAGCTTTAGGAGCAAGTTATATAACAGGAATTTGGGAGACTCTTTCTAAGTTAAAGTAA
- a CDS encoding mannitol dehydrogenase family protein, which translates to MKLNLKDIKNIDGSLGVIVPKYDIETVKEETLKTPKWLHFGAGNIFRAYMGKVQQVLIEKNLENTGIIVAESFDTEIIDKAYTPFDNLTILTTLNKNGDFQNEIIGSIVESIKATDENFNTLEEIVKKDSLQMISFTITEKGYNLKDPSGNYFGVILEDFKNGFTSPKHVMALITKLLYSRFKTNGTPISLVSMDNCSGNGDKIKAAVLEIATAWNTNGYVEDEFLTYLKDESKVSYPVTMIDKITPRPAEEVKISLEKLGFEDMAPVITNRNSFVAPFVNAEIPEYFIVEDKFPNGRPNLEAAGVFLTDRETVEKTEKMKVTTCLNPLHTTLAIFGCILNKKSIYDAASDEDLNRLIKEVGYNEALKVVESPKIIDPKAFIDEVIDERFLNPYIPDQPERIATDTSQKIAIRFGETIKSYMADENLDVKSLKYIPLVLAGWFRYLLGVDDKGLERSISNDPMLEMLKGELAGIEFGKPESYKGQLKTVLTNDRIFGVNLEEVGLSELIENYFVEMLSGEDAVRNTLHKYLEAK; encoded by the coding sequence ATGAAATTAAACTTAAAGGATATAAAAAACATAGATGGTTCATTAGGGGTAATAGTACCAAAATATGATATTGAAACGGTAAAAGAGGAAACTTTAAAAACTCCAAAGTGGTTACACTTTGGTGCTGGAAATATCTTTAGAGCATACATGGGGAAAGTACAACAAGTTTTAATTGAAAAAAATCTAGAGAATACAGGGATTATTGTAGCAGAGAGCTTTGATACTGAGATCATTGATAAAGCTTACACACCATTTGATAACTTAACTATCTTAACGACGTTAAATAAAAATGGAGATTTCCAAAATGAGATTATTGGTAGTATCGTTGAGTCGATAAAAGCTACTGATGAGAACTTCAATACTTTAGAGGAGATTGTAAAAAAAGATTCACTTCAGATGATCAGTTTTACAATAACTGAAAAAGGATATAACTTAAAGGATCCTTCTGGAAACTACTTTGGAGTTATATTAGAGGATTTCAAAAACGGATTTACTTCTCCAAAGCATGTAATGGCTTTAATTACAAAACTACTTTACTCAAGATTTAAAACTAATGGAACACCAATAAGTTTAGTAAGTATGGATAACTGTTCTGGAAACGGGGATAAAATAAAGGCAGCTGTTTTAGAGATAGCTACTGCTTGGAACACTAATGGATATGTTGAAGATGAGTTCTTAACATATTTAAAAGATGAGTCTAAAGTATCTTACCCTGTGACTATGATTGATAAAATCACTCCTAGACCAGCTGAAGAGGTAAAAATCTCTTTAGAGAAGTTAGGATTTGAGGATATGGCACCAGTTATCACAAATAGAAACAGCTTTGTGGCTCCTTTTGTTAACGCTGAAATACCAGAGTACTTTATAGTTGAGGATAAATTCCCTAATGGAAGACCAAACTTAGAGGCAGCTGGGGTATTTTTAACAGATAGAGAAACTGTTGAAAAAACAGAAAAAATGAAAGTAACTACATGTTTAAATCCACTACATACAACACTTGCAATATTTGGATGTATCTTAAATAAGAAATCAATTTATGATGCTGCAAGCGATGAGGATTTAAATAGATTAATAAAAGAGGTTGGTTATAACGAGGCTTTAAAAGTTGTTGAAAGTCCAAAGATAATCGATCCAAAGGCCTTTATAGATGAGGTTATAGATGAGAGATTCTTAAATCCATATATCCCAGATCAACCAGAAAGAATAGCTACAGATACATCTCAAAAGATAGCTATCAGATTTGGAGAGACTATTAAGTCGTATATGGCTGATGAGAATTTAGACGTTAAATCATTAAAATACATTCCACTAGTTTTAGCAGGGTGGTTTAGATACCTTTTAGGAGTGGATGATAAGGGATTAGAGAGATCAATTAGTAATGACCCAATGTTAGAGATGCTTAAGGGAGAGTTAGCAGGTATAGAGTTTGGAAAACCTGAGAGCTACAAAGGGCAACTTAAAACTGTGCTTACAAATGATAGAATCTTTGGAGTTAACTTAGAAGAAGTTGGTCTTTCAGAATTAATAGAAAATTATTTTGTAGAAATGTTATCTGGGGAGGATGCAGTTAGAAATACTTTACATAAATATTTAGAAGCAAAATAA
- a CDS encoding TRAP transporter substrate-binding protein, whose product MKKIIFLIVTLFTMIGCNKKDNSGDLNLKLAHGLSETHPVHKGMLKFIELVETKTNGEVKIQIFPNGQLGQERELIELMQAGAIDMTKASASPIEGFVKEYAIFSMPYLFNSYEHFLKALKSPVGDEFLEMTEKSGFVGLGYFTAGTRNFYGSKPIESPDDLKGLKIRVQPSNTAIKMVEYLGGTATPLSYGELYTALQQRVVDGAENNISAITTDRHGEVSKFYSYDEHTIVPDVFFISNSTWRKLNDDQKKVFKDSAEEAFEYQVALWDEMEKIQIEQAKEMNVKFVYPDKKPFQEKVKPMYDELMKNETMARLINSIKDTK is encoded by the coding sequence ATGAAAAAAATAATTTTTTTAATTGTCACACTTTTTACAATGATAGGTTGTAATAAAAAGGATAATAGTGGGGATTTAAATTTAAAGTTAGCTCATGGATTAAGTGAAACACATCCAGTTCACAAAGGAATGCTAAAGTTTATTGAATTAGTGGAAACAAAAACAAATGGAGAAGTAAAAATTCAAATATTTCCTAATGGTCAATTAGGGCAAGAAAGAGAATTAATTGAATTAATGCAAGCTGGAGCAATTGATATGACAAAAGCTAGTGCTTCTCCAATAGAAGGATTCGTAAAAGAGTATGCAATATTTTCAATGCCGTACTTATTTAATAGTTATGAGCACTTTTTAAAAGCATTAAAAAGTCCTGTTGGGGATGAGTTTTTAGAGATGACTGAAAAAAGTGGATTCGTAGGATTAGGGTATTTTACGGCAGGAACTAGAAACTTTTATGGGTCAAAACCAATCGAATCACCAGATGATTTAAAAGGATTAAAAATAAGAGTTCAGCCAAGTAATACAGCTATAAAAATGGTTGAGTATTTAGGTGGAACAGCAACACCATTATCTTATGGAGAGTTATATACGGCATTACAGCAAAGAGTCGTAGATGGTGCTGAAAATAATATTTCAGCTATAACAACAGATAGACATGGAGAGGTATCAAAATTTTATTCATATGATGAGCATACAATTGTACCGGATGTTTTCTTTATTAGTAATTCCACTTGGAGAAAGTTAAATGATGATCAAAAGAAAGTTTTTAAAGATTCGGCAGAAGAAGCTTTTGAGTATCAAGTAGCTTTATGGGATGAAATGGAAAAAATACAAATAGAGCAGGCTAAAGAGATGAATGTAAAATTTGTATATCCAGATAAAAAACCATTTCAAGAGAAAGTTAAACCTATGTATGATGAGTTGATGAAAAATGAAACGATGGCTAGATTAATCAATTCAATCAAAGATACAAAATAA